A genomic window from Lotus japonicus ecotype B-129 chromosome 1, LjGifu_v1.2 includes:
- the LOC130732045 gene encoding protein HEAT INTOLERANT 4-like translates to MKQMKMDWVPYIPLENRESQVDRLKSQIFILSCTQRRAALKHMKIDRVKKYDYCLPYFYDPFKEDELEQSTEVPILFPAEPNPVVCGFDWELDELEEFTDKLIQKEVLSEDHKDAFKEFAKEKVREAKKTNREAREARRKAIEEMREETKAVIKNKRSYKFYPVKSPDTPDVSMKSRYINRYYGNANEEL, encoded by the exons ATGAAACAAATGAAAATGGACTGGGTTCCATATATCCCTCTGGAGAACCG AGAAAGCCAGGTTGATAGGTTGAAGTCTCAAATATTTATCTTGAGTTGCACCCAAAGAAG GGCTGCTTTGAAACATATGAAGATTGATCGTGTGAAGAAATATGACTACTGCTTGCCTT ATTTCTACGACCCATTTAAGGAAGATGAGCTTGAACAGAGCACTGAGGTTCCAATACTATTTCCAGCAGAGCCAAATCCG GTTGTCTGTGGTTTTGATTGGGAATTAGATGAACTTGAG GAGTTCACTGATAAGCTCATACAGAAGGAGGTGTTATCAGAAGATCACAAAGATGCTTTTAAG GAATTTGCCAAGGAAAAAGTACGTGAAGCAAAGAAAACTAATAGAGAG GCAAGGGAAGCTCGAAGAAAAGCCATTGAAGAAATGAGGGAGGAAACTAAAGCTGTAATTAAGAATAAGCGATCTTATAAGTTCTACCCTGTGAAAAGTCCAGACACACCTGATGTATCAATGAAG TCTAGATACATTAACAGGTATTATGGAAACGCTAATGAAGAACTGTGA
- the LOC130711042 gene encoding protein SRC1 has translation MSGIINKIGEALHVGGGHKKEEEHHKKEEHHGDAHKGEHKSDQHHGGEHKEGIVDKIKDKIHGDEKGEKHDEKNKKDKKDKKKKKHEHGHDHDSSSSSDSD, from the coding sequence ATGTCAGGGATCATCAACAAGATTGGAGAGGCTCTTCATGTGGGAGGAGGGCACAAGAAAGAGGAGGAGCACCACAAGAAAGAAGAGCACCATGGTGATGCTCACAAAGGAGAGCACAAGTCAGATCAGCACCATGGAGGGGAGCACAAGGAGGGGATTGTGGACAAGATCAAGGATAAGATCCACGGTGACGAAAAGGGTGAGAAGCACGACGAGAAGAACAAGAAGgataagaaggacaagaagaagaagaagcacgAGCATGGCCATGACCATGACAGTAGCAGCAGCAGCGACAGCGATTAg
- the LOC130711056 gene encoding protein HEAT INTOLERANT 4-like: MAAKGTKRRAKHEDAAEPKQSKKRSTKPKPSKPDEYFEDKRNLEDLWKQTFPVGTEWDQLDSVYQYKWDFSNLENAFEEGGVLHEKKVYLFGCTEPQLVWFNDESKVVCIPVVVAVVSPFPPSDKIGINSVQREAEEIIPMKQMKMDWVPYIPLEHRESQVDRLKSQIFILSCTQRRAALKHLKLDRVKKYEYCLPYFYQPFKEDELEQSTEVQIIFPGEPKPIFCEFDWELDELEEFTDKLIEEEELSEDQKDAFKEFVKEKVREAKKANREARETRKKAIEEMSEEAKAAFENMRFYKFYPIQSPNAPDVSNVKSPFINRYYGKAHEVL, from the exons atgGCGGCCAAAGGAACAAAGAGGAGAGCTAAGCACGAAGACGCAGCAGAACCCAAACAAAGCAAGAAGCGATCGACGAAACCTAAACCTTCCAAGCCCGATGAGTACTTCGAGGACAAGCGCAACTTG GAGGACTTATGGAAGCAAACTTTCCCTGTTGGAACTGAG TGGGATCAATTGGATTCTGTCTATCAATACAAGTGGGATTTCTCTAACCTGGAA AATGCATTTGAAGAGGGTGGCGTGTTGCATGAGAAAAAAGTTTATCTCTTTGGCTGCACTGAGC CTCAACTGGTCTGGTTCAATGATGAAAGCAAAGTTGTCTGCATACCGGTTGTTGTAGCG GTCGTATCACCTTTTCCTCCATCTGATAAAATTGGGATTAACTCAGTTCAGAGAGAGGCCGAAGAGATCATTCCCATGAAACAAATGAAAATGGACTGGGTTCCATATATCCCTCTTGAGCACCG AGAAAGCCAGGTTGATAGGTTGAAGTCTCAAATTTTTATCTTGAGTTGCACCCAAAGGAG GGCTGCTTTGAAACATCTGAAGTTGGATCGTGTAAAGAAATACGAGTACTGCTTGCCTT ATTTCTATCAGCCATTTAAGGAAGATGAACTTGAACAGAGCACTGAGGTTCAAATAATATTTCCAGGAGAGCCAAAACCG ATCTTCTGTGAATTTGATTGGGAATTAGATGAACTTGAG GAGTTCACTGATAAGCTCATAGAGGAGGAGGAGTTATCAGAAGATCAAAAAGATGCTTTTAAG GAATTTGTCAAGGAAAAAGTACGTGAAGCAAAGAAAGCTAATAGAGAG GCAAGGGAAACTCGAAAGAAAGCAATTGAAGAAATGAGTGAAGAAGCTAAAGCTGCATTTGAGAATATGCGATTTTATAAGTTCTACCCTATACAAAGTCCAAACGCACCTGATGTATCAAATGTTAAG TCTCCATTCATTAACAGGTACTATGGAAAGGCTCATGAAGTTCTGTGA